TCCTGGAACCGATGGCGCGCCCGGTAGGCCGCGATGAGCGGGAGGAGCCGCGCCTTGGGCGTCACCAGGTCGACCTTGTTGAGGCAGCAGAATATGGGCGCACGCACGCCGGCGAGCCGGGCGAGCGCGTCGGCGTCGAGCCGATCCGGGCGCTCGCTGGCCTCCGCGACGAAGCAGACGAGATCCACGTCTTCCAGCGCGCGCTCCGCCGCCCGCTGCATAAGCTCACCGAGCCGGCCGGCGCCGGCGTGGAGCCCCGGCGTGTCCACGAAGACGATCTGCGCCTGAGGCAAGTGGCGAATGCCGGTGATGCGTGTGCGAGTGGTCTGCGGCCGCCTCGAGACGATGGCCATCTTCTCGCCCACGAGGCGGTTGAGCAGGGTGGACTTGCCGACGTTCGGGCGGCCCACCAGGGCCACGAAGCCGGCGCGATGGGCGGGCGCGCTCATGCGTGCGGCAGGAGCCCGGCCCAGAGCCGCGCGGGCGGCGGCCGGCGGTGCGCACGGGTGAGGATGGCCCGCGCCCGCTCGTGCATGCGCCGCGCCTCGCGCGGACGGGCATCGTCCCAGCCCGCGAGGTGCAGGATGCCGTGGACAACGAGCAGGTCGAGCTCGAGGGCGAGCGGCACGCCCACCGCCGCGGCCTGCCGCGCCGCGGTGTCCACGGAGACGATCACCTCGCCCAGCAGGGGCGTCGGGCCGGGGCCGCCCAGGTCGAACGCGAGCACGTCGGTGCGCTTGCGCGAGCCACGGTAGCGCGCGTTGAGCCGGCGAATGGCGGCGTCGTCCACGAGGGTCACGTGCACTTCGGCGCGGGCACGCCCCACCGCGGCGAGGGCGGCCTGGGCGATCCCGTGGAGGCGGCGGCGCGGCACTCGGGCACGAGACTGACGATTCTCGAGGGCGACGGGCATGAGCCTATATCCGCTCGCCTCGCCTCCGGCTGCGGCTCGCCAAGCGCCCCCAGCCGCGGTCAACCGTTGGGAGGATCCGTGTGTGTTTCGCTGCGAGGGCGTGGCGGGACGCGGTCGTAGGCGCGCACGATCACCGACACGAGGTCGTGGCGCACGACGTCGCGGTCGCTGAAGTAGACGAACTGGATCCCCTCCAGGCCCCGCAGCACCGACTGCGCCTCCACGAGACCCGAGATGCGGCTCGACGGAAGGTCCACCTGGGTGATATCGCCGGTGATCACCATCTTGGAGTTGAACCCGAGGCGAGTGAGGAACATCTTCATCTGCTCGGACGTGGTGTTCTGGGCCTCGTCGAGGATGATGAAGGCGTCGTTGAGCGTGCGGCCGCGCATGTAAGCGAGCGGGGCGATCTCGATCTGGCCGCGCTCGGTGAGGGTCGCCACCTTGTCGGAGTCGAGCATGTCGTAGAGGGCGTCGTAGAGGGGCCGGAGATAGGGGTGGATCTTCTCGATGAGGTCGCCGGGGAGGAAGCCCAGCCGCTCGCCCGCCTCGACCGCGGGCCGCGTGAGGACGATGCGCGCGACCTCACGCTTAATGAGGGCCGACACCGCCATGGCCACCGCGAGGTAAGACTTGCCGGTACCGGCGGGCCCGATCGCGATGACGAGGTCGTGCGCTCGGATGGCGTCGACGTAGCGCTTCTGGTTGGCGCTCTTCGGCGCGATCATCTTGCGGCGCGACGGGACGGTGATCGCATCGGCCATCACCGCGCGCACGTCGGTGCCCGGCTCGCTCCCCGCGAGGCGCAGGGCCGCCCGCACCTCAGCGGCACCGAAGGGCCGGCCCGAGCCCTGGAGGGCGATCAGATCGTGGAGCAGCCGCTCGGCCTGACCGACCTGGCGCTCGTCGCCCCGAAGGGTCAGCTCATGGCCGCGGGCGGTGATGCGGAGGTCGAACTGGCTCTCGAGGGCGCGCAGGTGCTCGTCGTTCTTGCCGAGGATCGTGAGGAGGTCGGACGACGCCGGAAGCTGAAGACGGCGCGTGACGGTGGTGGCCTGTGTCAGGTGTCAGCCTCTCTGGATCAGGATAGCACGGCGGCCCAGCTCAGCTCTTCTCGGGGGGGAGGTCGAGCTTGATGTGCAGCTCGCGCAGCCGCTTGGGCTCCACCTCGCTCGGCGCTTGCATCAGGAGGTCCTGGGCCGCCTGGTTCATGGGGAAGGCGATGACCTCGCGGATGTTGCGCTCGTCGGCCAGCAGCATCACGATCCGGTCGATGCCGGGCGCGGAGCCGCCGTGGGGCGGCGCGCCGTAACGGAATGCGTTGAGCATGCCGCCGAAGCGCGCCTCGACGTCGTGCTGGGTGTAGCCGGCGATCTCGAAGGCCTTGAACATGATGTCGGGCCGGTGGTTGCGGATGGCGCCGCTGGACAGCTCGATCCCGTTGCACACGATGTCGTACTGGTAGGCTTTGATCGTGAGCGGGTCCTGCGTCTCCAGGGCCTGGAGGCCACCCTGCGGCATCGAGAACGGGTTGTGGCTGAAGTCGATCTTCTTCGCCTCGTCGTCCCACTCGTACATCGGGAAGTCGGTGATCCAGCAGAATCGGAACGCGCCCTTCTCGGTCAGATCCAGCTCCTCGCCGAGCTTCACGCGCAGCCGCCCCGCGAGCGGGTCCGCGATGCCCGGTTTGTCGCACACGAAGAACACGACGTCGCCCGGCCCCGTCTGCGTGGCTGCGCGCAGCCCGCCCAGCCGCTCGGCGTCGAGGAACTTCGCGATGGGCCCCCGCGCCGGCCCTTCCGCGAGGCTGACGTAGCCGAGCCCGGGGACGCCCTGCTCCTTGGCCCACGCGTCCAGCTTGTCGAAGAAGCTTCGCGGCCGCGCCGCCGCGCCCGGGCCGGGGACCGCGCGCACGACCGCGCCGCGCTTCGAGGCCTCGGCGAAGACCTTGAACTCCGAGCCCGCGAAGACCGCGGTGACGTCGGCATTCACGAAGGGGATTCGGAGGTCGGGCTTGTCGGTGCCGTATCTCGCCATGGCCTCCGCGAACGGGATACACGGGAACGGCGGCGGCGTGACCGCTCGCCCTTCCGCGAACTCCTCGAACACGCCGTGGATCACCGGCTCGATGGTCGCCCAGACGTCCTCCTGGGTCACGAAGGACATCTCGAAGTCGAGCTGATAGAACTCGCCGGGCGAGCGGTCGGCGCGGCCGTCCTCGTCGCGGAAGCAGGGCGCGATCTGGAAGTAGCGGTCGAAGCCGGCCACCATCAGGAGCTGCTTGAACTGCTGGGGGGCCTGGGGCAGCGCGTAGAACTTCCCCGGGTGGACGCGGCTCGGCACCAGGTAGTCGCGCGCGCCCTCCGGCGAGCTCGACGTGAGGATGGGCGTTTGGAACTCCGTGAAGCCGGCGGCGATCATCCGCCGGCGAATACTCGCGATGACCTTGGAGCGGAGCGCGATGTTCCGGTGGAGCTTCTCCCGCCGGAGGTCGAGGAAGCGGTAGCGGAGGCGCGTCTCCTCCGGGAACTCGGCCTCCCCCGCGACCTGCATGGGCAGGGGCTCGGCGACCGAGTCCACGGTCACCTCGTCCACCGCCAGCTCCACGTCCCCGGTAGGCAGCTTGGGGTTCACCGCGTCCGGGCCCCGCGCGACCACGGTGCCCGACATCGTCACCACGCTCTCCGGCCGCAGACCGGACGCCGCCTCGAAGCTCGCGCTCGCCGCGTTGATCACACACTGGGTGATGCCGTAGTGGTC
This window of the Candidatus Methylomirabilota bacterium genome carries:
- the ybeY gene encoding rRNA maturation RNase YbeY, yielding MPVALENRQSRARVPRRRLHGIAQAALAAVGRARAEVHVTLVDDAAIRRLNARYRGSRKRTDVLAFDLGGPGPTPLLGEVIVSVDTAARQAAAVGVPLALELDLLVVHGILHLAGWDDARPREARRMHERARAILTRAHRRPPPARLWAGLLPHA
- a CDS encoding PhoH family protein; translation: MRAALRLAGSEPGTDVRAVMADAITVPSRRKMIAPKSANQKRYVDAIRAHDLVIAIGPAGTGKSYLAVAMAVSALIKREVARIVLTRPAVEAGERLGFLPGDLIEKIHPYLRPLYDALYDMLDSDKVATLTERGQIEIAPLAYMRGRTLNDAFIILDEAQNTTSEQMKMFLTRLGFNSKMVITGDITQVDLPSSRISGLVEAQSVLRGLEGIQFVYFSDRDVVRHDLVSVIVRAYDRVPPRPRSETHTDPPNG
- the aspS gene encoding aspartate--tRNA ligase, translated to MHRYRTHTCGELRTTHVGQRARLSGWVHRKRDHGNLLFIDLRDHYGITQCVINAASASFEAASGLRPESVVTMSGTVVARGPDAVNPKLPTGDVELAVDEVTVDSVAEPLPMQVAGEAEFPEETRLRYRFLDLRREKLHRNIALRSKVIASIRRRMIAAGFTEFQTPILTSSSPEGARDYLVPSRVHPGKFYALPQAPQQFKQLLMVAGFDRYFQIAPCFRDEDGRADRSPGEFYQLDFEMSFVTQEDVWATIEPVIHGVFEEFAEGRAVTPPPFPCIPFAEAMARYGTDKPDLRIPFVNADVTAVFAGSEFKVFAEASKRGAVVRAVPGPGAAARPRSFFDKLDAWAKEQGVPGLGYVSLAEGPARGPIAKFLDAERLGGLRAATQTGPGDVVFFVCDKPGIADPLAGRLRVKLGEELDLTEKGAFRFCWITDFPMYEWDDEAKKIDFSHNPFSMPQGGLQALETQDPLTIKAYQYDIVCNGIELSSGAIRNHRPDIMFKAFEIAGYTQHDVEARFGGMLNAFRYGAPPHGGSAPGIDRIVMLLADERNIREVIAFPMNQAAQDLLMQAPSEVEPKRLRELHIKLDLPPEKS